One genomic segment of Styela clava chromosome 3, kaStyClav1.hap1.2, whole genome shotgun sequence includes these proteins:
- the LOC120342676 gene encoding uncharacterized protein LOC120342676, translating into MVSGDFPSTLANVTSRNFSTSTIEPYERPFGDFAIWLSACIIFTFLIIGFILNLLTILVIYKYPKVRNLFVYFIFSLCISDLISAVISPLFWYRRTLGFDVWAIPGFFCKFFWAADIATSFATAMHIMTFGFLRYFSIKFPILYYRITDRNAIIGIIAIWFISISCGFIPFFIFFGARVRDRYSDSEDARWPACTINMEWYEQYTLFQKIAYPLFLYGPLVMVVLVSVMISFQVYATTQTRAAKSANETASVKRKKKDKQAVGQLILIVLSFLIGYIPFTVYEFWSVQSHPNTRYYKVLDYWMGLSEYFFIRFSECLNPIFYNLGSSKMRNCTKTYLEETFGNTEIRRRRSITAPISSRSRNNSVTIVSMFELTSIEIVTSGPENISSSIGTEFISATSNVLPNETSTSRPNRPFGNPSIWSTGVAFLLLFIIGIVLNLLTILVICKYSKLRNLFVYFIFSLCVSDLISAIISPLFWYRRTLGFDVWKLPEFFCKFYWGSEITTSFSTAIHIMIFGLLRYIVIKFPFNSQKLTTKMVKIIIGVIWFVVITCGFVPFYIFFGPRQSDDRFSIWPACTITDEWYDQYILYQKFAYPLFLCAPLLVIVVMTILISTHVCIFSKSDVSRAMSVRSYTKRQKNERNAVFQLLLIVLSFLIGYIPFIAYEFWSVEDGHPKSEEHRAKDYWFGMSEYFCLRLSECLNPIFYNIGSKKMRKYTRRYITEILGSVKHRSISISIPTRRSKV; encoded by the exons ATGGTATCAGGAGATTTTCCGAGCACACTGGCCAATGTGACTTCAAGAAATTTTTCGACTTCAACTATAGA GCCATATGAGCGACCATTCGGAGATTTTGCAATCTGGTTGTCCGCATGCATCATATTTACTTTCCTTATTATAGGATTCATTCTGAATTTATTGACAATACTTGTAATATACAAGTATCCAAAAGTGAG gaacttgtttgtgtattttatattttctctCTGCATTTCGGATTTAATATCTGCTGTCATCAGTCCACTTTTCTGGTATCGAAGAACTCTGGGATTTGATGTCTGGGCGATACCTGGTTTCTTCTGTAAG tttttctGGGCAGCTGATATTGCAACGTCATTTGCCACGGCAATGCACATTATGACGTTCGGATTTCTTCGATATTTTTCCATCAAGTTTCCCATTCTGTATTACAGAATCACGGACAGGAATGCAATT ATTGGCATCATCGCTATATGGTTTATAAGCATAAGTTGCGGATTTATTCCCTTCTTCATATTTTTCGGTGCACGAGTACGAGATAGATATAGTGATTCTGAAGACGCAAGATGGCCAGCCTGTACTATAAATATGGAATG GTATGAGCAGTACACGCTGTTTCAGAAGATTGCTTATCCGCTGTTTCTATACGGTCCTCTTGTGATGGTAGTATTGGTTTCTGTGATGATTTCATTCCAAGTATACGCTACAACACAAACTAGAGCAGCCAAATCAGCCAACGAAACAGCTTCAGTAAAGAGAAAGAAAAAAGATAAACAAGCTGTCGGACAATTGATTCTTATTGTTCTTTCGTTCCTTATTGGATACATTCCTTTTACAG TGTACGAGTTTTGGTCAGTGCAAAGTCACCCAAACACGCGATATTACAAAGTTTTAGATTATTGGATGGGATTatcagaatattttttcattcgGTTTTCTGAATGCTTAAATCCAATATTCTACAATCTTGGATCCAGTAAAATGCGAAATTGCACTAAGACATATTTAGAAGAAACCTTTGGAAATACAGAAATCAGACGAAGAAGAAGTATTACAGCTCCAATTTCATCCAGATCGAGAAACAACTCagtaaca ATTGTAAGCATGTTCGAATTAACCTCAATCGAAATAGTAACATCTGGGCCTGAAAATATCAGTTCTTCGATCGGAACGGAATTCATCAGCGCAACTTCAAATGTTTTACCGAACGAGACGTCAACGTCACG ACCTAATCGACCATTTGGAAATCCGTCTATTTGGTCAACGGGAGttgcttttttattattattcattattgGAATCGTATTGAACCTGCTAACCATCCTTGTCATCTGCAAGTATTCAAAACTGAG AAATTTGTTCgtgtatttcattttttctctcTGTGTTTCTGACCTGATATCCGCCATCATAAGCCCACTGTTCTGGTACCGAAGAACACTAGGATTTGACGTATGGAAGCTTCCAGAATTCTTTTGTAAG ttttattgGGGGTCCGAAATAACAACTTCGTTCTCGACAGCAATTCACATAATGATTTTCGGACTGCTACGTTACATTGTGATAAAATTTCCTTTTAATTCACAAAAACTGACGACTAAAATGGTGAAG ATAATTATTGGCGTGATTTGGTTCGTGGTAATTACTTGTGGATTTGTACCTTTTTACATCTTCTTCGGACCGCGACAAAGTGATGACAGATTTTCTATTTGGCCTGCTTGTACAATAACAGATGAATG GTACGACCAATATATATTGTACCAGAAATTTGCATATCCACTATTCCTCTGTGCTCCTCTTCTGGTGATTGTAGTAATGACAATCTTGATATCGACGCATGTTTGCATTTTTTCTAAGTCGGACGTTTCAAGAGCAATGAGTGTGAGATCATATACGAAAAGGCAGAAAAATGAGAGAAATGCTGTTTTCCAACTGCTACTCATTGTATTATCGTTTTTAATCGGATACATTCCATTTATAG CCTACGAGTTTTGGTCGGTGGAGGATGGTCATCCCAAAAGTGAAGAACATCGCGCAAAAGATTACTGGTTTGGAATGTCCGAGTATTTCTGTCTCAGACTTTCAGAATGTTTGAATCCAATTTTCTACAATATTGGATCTAAAAAGATGAGGAAGTATACACGTAGATATATAACAGAAATACTTGGAAGTGTAAAACACAGGAGCATTAGCATTTCTATCCCTACAAGGAGGAGCAAAGTTTGA